AACACCACACCGTCTTGTCTTCTGACAGCCAGCTGGCTGCAATATCCTCGACCTCCACACTAGTCTTACTCATGCAAAAACAAAGCGTTTGTTGCATAATCTCCGGGCCACTTGTCATTTTCTGCAGCCGCGAGCCACTATCAAGAAAGTGATTCATCCCTGCTTCAAGTTAAAGCGACGCCCCTGAAGCCAACCGGTGTGTCCGCTCATGGGTCCGTTTCCGGCCAGCAGGATCAAAACTCCCCAGTGGCAGGAACCCATGTTGGAATCGACTACTTCGGCTCGTTGCATGTCTCTATGCTTCGATGGACACTGAAGCGATACGTAGCTATGTTTACGTGTTTGGATTGTCGACCCGTCCACCTTTaaatttcggattttatggACCTCGAGTCCTTTATGATGGCTTTCTCTCGGTTCACGGACCGTCGTAGTGTACCCCTTGTCTGCAAGAGCGACAACGGAACTAACCTGGTTGCCGGAGAACAGGAGATCCACGATTTTATCGCTTAATGAAATCCGGAAGCGTTAGCCAAAGGAATGGCTGACCAAAATATTTTATGGCGTTTCAGCCCTCCCGCTTTCCTTCATTTCAGTGGATCATGGGAACGGATGATCAAATCCGCCAAGCTCGCCACACGAATTGCTTAAAATGAGCGAGTTATAACTCCAGAGGTGTTCTTCACCGTTATGAAGGGGGTTGAAGCTTTATTGAAGCCCCTCCTTTGACCACGGTAAGCAGTGATCTCACCAAATCCAACGAATAGAAGATTTTTTCACCTCTGAAAACAGGGCCGGCAATGTGACGGAAAGCCCCATTCTTACCGCCGAGTCAGCTGGGGCTTCGTCTTAATGATCCCCACCATCCGCCCTTATTTTGCCCTTCTAATACTTACCTAATAACTCTGGCCCGTATTCCCCTATACTTTTCTTGGTTTCCCTTTTGTCTATCGCGACACCGTGAATTTTATCTCGCCTTGCTGGCACCTTAGTGAAAGTTATATTCTCTGTCTTGTCGACAATAAAACAAACTCAAGAATTCTTGTGGCAAATCTGTATTCATAAACTAAACTCTAAAAACCCTAGCGTCGCACATTTGGTGCCGTCGAACATTGCCCCTTGACTTCCGCCAATTGTAATGGAgttcatggatgtcttcaCGGGATTGGGTAAACTTCCGGTTGAACATGACATCTGTTTAGCATCTGCAGCTAATAATGATGACAAGTTGTATGTGCAGCCAATCGCCGATTCGTTCCGATTGGAAGATAAGGTGTACAAGAAACTGGACGAAATAGTAGCGAACGGAAACATCACTCCTGTCAAGGAGCCGAACGAGTGGGTCAGTCGGATTATGGTTGTTTGCTGAGACCCTTTCAAGTTCAATAAGGCCGTCCAACGTCAGCATTTCTAAATGCCAACAATATAGCACAATTATTTAGAAATCTCGGTAAGATATTTCTGTAGCCTTGACGCTTCATCAGGTTTTTATCAAATTCCGTTATCCCATGCAGCGTCCTACCTGTGCACCATAGAAACACCGAGAGGTCGCTACCAGAATCTCTGTTTGCCGTTCCGGTTTAAGTCGGCCTGCAAATTTATCATTCAACCATGTCCGAATTATTTGGAGATCTTGGTGTCTTCATTTATATCATGACGCCTTTCTGGTTCCCTTCGAAAAACCAGAAAAGCTTCAAGCCAATCTTCACCTGGTATTTTTGCGCTGTTGTCTCCACAATCTCAAGCTTCAACTCAAGAAGTGCAAATTTTCCTACAGTAGCTACCATGGAGAGCGTCAAATTTCGGCTTAAGCTTTTCTTATGCGCCGTTGCCTGTTTTACGAAATTGTGTCTTCTGCTATTTTGATTGTGTTCCGCGTTATTTGCAATAGCAGACAACCCAAGCAGTTAAATTTCACATGTGATCTCCATTGTCGACCAAAATGTCTAAAAATTGCAGTTCAAGTAAAAGTAACGAAACTGGGCATCAAATTAATGTAGACAGCAACTCGACGGATGTTGGAAACCGTAGGTGTCTAAAGTAATTGATAAAATGTGCAAATCTAATGAATATCTTTGCAGTTGCTAGAGGATTTGAAAGAACAGTCGTCGTTTCAAATGCATCATCGATTCGTTTCCGATTTCCCATTACAAACCAGGTGGCTATTAATGTAATACCCTGTTTTTTTGCATAATCATTGCTTTATTATGTCAACAGGTGCGTCCAGTGGGTCCAATTCCAAGAAACTCATCATGGCAGTTGATGAATGACCAAGCCATTCGTAACTCTACTACTAACCCCAACATTAACTCAACACTTCTTCTAAATAATTACAAACCTGTAAAGCTAGTGCGTGTTGTTACACCAGGGAACACATTGGTATGGACAATTTCCTTAATATAACATATTTATGTGTTTCGGTACTAAGAATAGAACATTTTTTCAGAGGTTAGGACAAACGCCCAACATTCGACTAACGCAAATTAGAGTAACAAACCCCAACGTGCAGCTCAAGCAACCACAACAAAATAAGGTAGGCTAAATTAtatgtcaaaaatcaaaaattttaaatgttataacTTCAGGTGTTTATTTCTTTCGCGTAGTCATATGCCTCTGCTGGACCAATTGTTCTTTTCCGAGGGGAAAGTCGTGGCGATCATCGCCCAATCGTCGACATAGATGCCCCAGAAGGAATAGTAAATTATTTAGATAGCGATACTGACAAAACCCATGTGAATGAAAGTGGTCCTTCTACATCAAACAGCAGCGGTAAGACCAacgaaatgtttcaaaatgaaactGAAGTGCTTTCAATattgtttctattttcagAGTCGCTGAAGGGCAAGACGAAGACAAGAAACAGATGGACAGAACCAGCTAcgaagaaaatgttggaagTTTAcgaggatttaaaaaaaaccggaaCTGTCGAAACCTCACAAAAGGATGGCCTTGTGGACTGCGGTATAAACAACtcaaaaattattgtttttctttttttttacatgttcgaaatattttacatTGCGGAACAATTGGCCGACGACGGTTTTTCGTTTTCTGCAGCTCAATGTATGGACAAATTCAGTAAACTTCAAGGGCAATACCGCTCTCGTTTGGACTTCAAGGGGAAAAACCTCGACCCATGGGTACATCATGCTACTTTGCAACGGATTGAAGGAAACAAAGCTGAAAACAGCAGTGCTTTCGTCCGGGAAACTGGGACCAAACGAAAAGAAGAGGCTGATTATCCAACCTCTGATTTAGATGTAAACTTACactttcaaatttcatttatatttCGTCTTTTACTTAATTATTTATAATCAAATCATTCATTTAATGCAGGAAGAAGACGAGTGCGGGTTATCGAACTCAAAGAGACGGAAGACGCAGGTTCCAAAGAAAAATgctgattttttgaaagaacttATTAAGAGGGAGAAGGAAGAAgctgaagaaagaagaaataggtATGAAGAACAAAAGATAAGGGATGATGCTGTTGCCGAACATATGAAGACAATTGCTGAACAAAGTTCAAAGAGAACTGAGCTTCAAAAGTCCTCAACCGAAGCCTTGCGCCTACTTTCCGCTGCCCTTGTTCAGCACTTGACTCAACAGAAACCtgctttatttttcaatatgaataatttttatttaattccaTGTCATGCTGCCATCAGAAATCAAAGTAGAGGAAATCCTGCAGTACAAACCTTTTCTGTCACCCTTTTCAATAAGACCATCAATTAATTTActtcatttctttcatttggCATTGTGATATATCGTAAGAAGTCAAATACACTCTTTGTTAATTTATTCAGACAGGCACGAAATAACCTGCAAGTTCATCTCTTCTAATTTCAGCttcattttccaattcaaAACCTCTATGATCATCATCTTCTATATCTTCATCCTCCAGTGGGTGGTCCCTTAGAAATTCGGTCATGTTTACTGGCTCGAAAAATGGTTCATCAAGTACAAAGTTGTGTAAACAGCAGCAGGCAATTATTATATCCGACAGGTACTCTAAATTGTGCACATCGATAACTTTAAGTCTCCTAAGTTTCGACTTGAGAAGAGCAAAGCATCGCTCAACTACTTGGCGGCTACGTCGCTGCATATAGTTGTACACCACCTCAAACTTGAtcgaaattaacaaaaaaattattttgagaaaaattcaGATTGCTTTTTTAATATACCTGTTCCAGTGGATGGTCTAGTCGATAAGGAATCATAACACGCGGCAGCAACGTGTAACCTCCATCAGCCAACAGAATGTAGTCTGTGTCGGCAAGCAGCATGTCAACATGTCGCCCGATAAAACTTTTCCTGAATATTCTAGAGTCTTGCATTGACGATGGCCAGCCAGTGCTGGCATCCAGTATCCGTCGATTAGCGTCACATACCACTTGAAGGGAAACTCCAGGGAATCCCTTTCTATTAATGTAGCTTGTACAGTACCTTCTTCTTGGGGATTATTAGCTAATCTTATATACGTCGCGTCTATTGCacctatatttttttacaattttggaACTTAACTGAAGCTCATTTAAGACTGTAAATACACAAAGTTGGTAATTACCAAGAGCAAAAGGGAACCTAAACTGCGCAGAAATATTTGCATATTCATTTCTGGCTGGCCATGTGACGAATAGTTCACTGTGTTCCACAATTACACGACAGACTTTTCTCAAAACATGATGGGCACTTCCTGTgtataacaaaatttaaagaatatAACAAATTGGTTACAtgtaaaaaatatgtttacatgtgataaaaagaaaattttactttcatgACTTATGTATGTAAGAAAGTTACAAGATTGTATACCTCTACAACGGTATCCGAAACGATGGGCAATCTCACGGAATGTTTCTGGAGTGCTTAGAGACCAAATCGCTAACAGCAGTTTATGCAAAATAGGTTCTCTTCCACAGTAAAATTGCTCCTCAAGATGCTGCCCTATCAAGTCATACAGTTCCTATATATCAAGAAATAGCAATGAAATACTGTCAGTCTAAAATtactaattgaaaaattatacCCGAAATCTCTGTCGATTCATACGAAAGTCCTCTGCAAATTGAACGTCTGCATACCTAAGTACCATGGCAGCAATTCACATAATGCTTCCCTCCGatgccttcttctttctctcatttGCACAAACAACCATCTCAATACTGACGATCGACTTCGAGGACTTAGACATTTCAGACATCTGTTGAAAATCACTAAACTTTCTTCCTCGTCATAAtcgatgtttaaaaaatgttcctGAATGCAGGCTGCGCAAAAACCCCTGTCAATATCCgtatttcttccatttttcacagctacaaaaaaggtaaataacaCTTGGACGGCGTCTCACAGTATGTGACAAATTGTCAATTATGCGGAACATATGAATGAACAATTTCTTATAACAGACAACGCCGGATAAGCAAAGCTTAAGCCGAATTTTGACGCACTCATGGCTGGGTCATGTCATTGGCCAGGGATCTCTGAAGCCCGATCCCAACAATATCAGTGCTTTACTATGAATGCCGAACCTTAGCAGGTCGTTCGACTTAATCCACCTTCTAGGGATGGTCAAAATACCTAAAGTTCTGCAAAATCCTCAACTTCGCTGTTTGTTTGTCACCTCCTGCCCGCACTGACTATCTTGTTTGCCATCGATCATTCCCATCTCCTTTTTACCGCCAGTCGTCTTTCCCCTTTCATTCCCATACTCACATTCATTTGTCGCCATTCATTTCGGATTCATTTTTCGCCTTTCATTCGTTTGCGCTTGATCGTAACCAGTAACCAGGATGAAAACGAAATGGGGGATTTATCCGATGATAACAACGACGGACCTCCTGATAGGCGTAATGAAAATATGTTTGATTCCCTTATTCGTCGCCTAGGTTTTGCCAAGAGGAACAGAATAAAACacaattcattttgaaaattgcagTCATACCATTGTTCATACGTAATACAACCACAGTTCTTCAGCCGGATTAAACAAAAGTTCATGAAGATCATTGGGGAGCTCAGATGCTTCGAATGGGACGTCTAGCTCACGTATAATTTGTATAGCCAAAAGGATAACGTTCAGTTAACGTGGTTTAACGTGGTGGCTCGCAGATGTAGCAGTATcttcaaaaacagaaaatttcactttcttcaCAACCTTATTTACACTCATTGGTGTTGCCTTTAGCCTCTTGTTTTTACCTAACGAAGTTTCGACAGACGCCAAAGGAGATCTTGATGGTAACTTAGTCCTTGATGACGATGGAGGGTAAGTTACAAGTTGACGGGATGTACAAGCCGGCGATGAATTGCCAGGATCAGAATCACCTTCATGAAAAGATTTACGTGGTTGATCGCTCGGAAAAGGTGTTGAGAGGCCTGGAGAGTTTGACAAATCCTCTCTGCAATTAATAACACGTTTTGTTTAGTAATATGTGTTTCCAGCACTGAGATGGGTTCTTCCGTAAAAAGCATGTTGACGTTTCAGATTAGCGCCCGACACTCTTTCCAGGAATGGACTACCACATTCTTTATTGTTAAGATTAGGAGTCGATATGAAAATGTCACGCCCAACATCCATCGGTCGGAAATCCGTTTCTAAAGACTCGACGGATGCCTCGAGTGTTAACACCAGCTCACTCACATAACATTGAATGTCTTCACCCTCTTCGGCAGTGGTTTCAACCAGACGAGAAAGAATGTATGTAAGCATTCGCGATGTTATCGGTACACGCAGCCTTCGCAATATCTGCCAGAAAATAagcattaaaaataatttctttaccatttcaaatatttgaaaacacaTTCTAAATATATACATCAATTCTGGAATATTGCGGTTGGCTAGACGATTACATTATCACGGTGGATTAGGCTATGCACGGCGTGACGTGTAGAACCCGTCTAAAAAGTACAGGTGATTTAAagttaaaacagaaaatctaGTAATTTTCTTTGGTCAATGTGCAAATAATCCTTTTGGTAAAAATAAGTTAAGTCCAACTAGAAGTCCATGTCAaaacattt
The sequence above is drawn from the Daphnia pulicaria isolate SC F1-1A chromosome 1, SC_F0-13Bv2, whole genome shotgun sequence genome and encodes:
- the LOC124331439 gene encoding uncharacterized protein LOC124331439 translates to MSKNCSSSKSNETGHQINVDSNSTDVGNLARGFERTVVVSNASSIRFRFPITNQVRPVGPIPRNSSWQLMNDQAIRNSTTNPNINSTLLLNNYKPVKLVRVVTPGNTLRLGQTPNIRLTQIRVTNPNVQLKQPQQNKSYASAGPIVLFRGESRGDHRPIVDIDAPEGIVNYLDSDTDKTHVNESGPSTSNSSESLKGKTKTRNRWTEPATKKMLEVYEDLKKTGTVETSQKDGLVDCGINNSKIIVFLFFYMFEIFYIAEQLADDGFSFSAAQCMDKFSKLQGQYRSRLDFKGKNLDPWVHHATLQRIEGNKAENSSAFVRETGTKRKEEADYPTSDLDEEDECGLSNSKRRKTQVPKKNADFLKELIKREKEEAEERRNRYEEQKIRDDAVAEHMKTIAEQSSKRTELQKSSTEALRLLSAALVQHLTQQKPALFFNMNNFYLIPCHAAIRNQSRGNPAVQTFSVTLFNKTIN
- the LOC124333003 gene encoding uncharacterized protein LOC124333003 codes for the protein MVLRYADVQFAEDFRMNRQRFRELYDLIGQHLEEQFYCGREPILHKLLLAIWSLSTPETFREIAHRFGYRCRGSAHHVLRKVCRVIVEHSELFVTWPARNEYANISAQFRFPFALGAIDATYIRLANNPQEEGTVQATLIERDSLEFPFKWYVTLIDGYWMPALAGHRQCKTLEYSGKVLSGDMLTCCLPTQTTFCWLMEVTRCCRVL